The Sediminispirochaeta bajacaliforniensis DSM 16054 genome includes the window GGCAACAAGCAGCAGAGAAAGCATTTTCTGGCCTTTCATCTTAGGCTCCTTTCGTATTGGCTACATCAAAGCACGAAAATGTGCAATTGATTAGTCGTTATCTGGAAAAATAATGGATCACGCAACAGATTTTGTCAATATTGATTTATCGATAAAAATTTATGATAATTTTAATCGTGAACAAATCACTCCGAATGGGAGTACCCAAGGCCCGCCAGATACTCCGACAAAGAATGCCGGGTATTGCCGACCCGGCCTGTGACCGTTTCGGAAGCGATCATGGAATTGAGGACCGCCTCCTCGATCGCTTCTACAGCAGCAAGGAACGGGGTGTCCAGATAGTCGTCATGCAGACAACGGCAATCGATATAGGCCCTTTCCGGAATATGAGGGATGGTATAGGCGGTGGAAAAAGCAACGACAATCTCCCCACTCCCCCCGGCGATAAAGGAGCCGCAGCGGGCCAGCCCCGCCTCCCCCCGCCGCGCCAGCCTAAGCAACTGACGACTGTCCAGAGGGGCATCGGTTGCAAGCAGGACAATGACCGAGCCCTGTTCCCGCTGCTCGGGGCGTCTCTTTGTTTCGGAAGACAGGATCGCCAGACGGCTGCCGACAGGATCTCCGCCGATCCGCAAATCAGGCAGGCGTCCATAGTTGGTCAGAACGAGGGCTCCAAGATTGATGGTCTTGCCATCGACGATAAAGGTTCTGGAGGCGGAGCCGATACCGCCTTTGAGTTCGTAACAACTCATTCCCCGGCCAGCGCCGACAGCCCCTTCCTGAAGGGTGCCACTTGCCGCGGCAGCCTCAACGGCTTGAAAGATATCCGCTTTTTTCAAAACGGGACGGCGAATGTCGTTGAGAAAACCATCGTTGCATTCGAGGACCAGCGGATTGACGGTGCCGGTGCTCCTGCCGATCTCGGGGTTTTCCCGAAGGGCATGTTCCACCAATCCCTGAAAAGCGGTCCCGACATTCAGCGTACTGGTAAGGATGATCGGGGTCTCGATATTGCCGAGCTCGTTAAGCTGGATAAGCCCGGCACTCTTCCCAAAACCGTTTATGACATGGCACGCGGCGGGGACCTTCTGGCGGAAGATATTCCCGCGATGTGGAAGAAGTGCCGTAACCCCCGTCTGAATGTCCCCCTCGCAGTAGGTAACGTGTCCAACACAAACCCCTCCGACATCGGCAATCGAGTTCAACGGCCCGGGCTGTAACCTGCCGGGACATAGTCCCCAGCTCCTGGCAAGCATACTCACCTCTTGTCCTCCTCGTAAAGTAAAGCAGCAGCTTCATAGTACGAAGAGGAACAGGAAGACACAAGCTACCGGCCGGTCGATACAATCATTTCATCAAGCCGTTTCAGGCTCTCCAGAAGGTATGAAACAAGCCCCTCACGGTCGATGTCCAGAAGAACCCGCGCATTCGGAGGCTGGGACGGAATTCTCCTGCGGTCGGCAAGGCTCATGCCGCGGGTAAGCTCTCCCCTGGTTTCTATGGCAACGTGGTAGTATGCGGATTCAAACAGATCGGGCTTCAGGATCCAGAGGGCGGCGCAAAGGTCGTGCAGGGCACTACCCTCGAAGCCGAATTGTCTGGAAGCGATGTTGTAGAAATCAAGCAGCTGGGCAAAAAACCGGGAAGAAGCTCCCCCTTGGTGAAGCGCTTCCCACTGCCGGGGATAGATCAGCGCCTTTTCGGTCACATCAAGGCCGCTCATGGTAATGGGAACCCCCGATGCAAAGACAAGGGCGGCCGCCTCGGGATCGACATAGAAGTTGAATTCGGCCGCCGGGGTGATATTTCCGTTGGAAAGTCCCCCGCCCATCATGGATATCTCTTCGATCCGTCCACCAAGCTCGGGGTAACGGGTAAGAAGCCCGGCAATATTGGTTAGCGGGCCTAAAGCAACGATGGAAACCTTTTCGGGGGAAGAAACAATGGTCTCACGCAGGAAAGAAAGGTAATCCACCTCAAGAGGCAAACGGGCTGGAGAAGGCAGATCGTGGCCATCCATTCCCGAACTGCCGTGGGCGTGTTCGCCCGTTTCAAGCTCCCGTTCCAGGGGTTTTGAGGCGCCCATGACGATCGGCACCCGGCTTTTCGTCAGTTCGGCAATCATGAGCATGTTTTTCGTGACCAATTCCAGGCTCTGATTCCCGGCAACGGTGGTGAACCCAAGGACCTTTACCAGTTCGGGATGGGCCATCAGGGTCATGATGGCAATCGCATCATCATGGCCGGGATCGGTATCGATGATGACAGGACGTACCTTACTCATCATGACCGCCCCTTCTTTTGCTCTCGGCTGCTTCGCCTCACCGCATAGAGGGCAAGTCCGATGATGGTGCCGAGATACGGGATGGTTTTTACCAACTCCGAGGGAAGATTGATGGTCTGCAGGGTGTTTGCAAGGGCATCGGCAAGGCCGAAGAAAGCGGCCGTTATGGTGGTGCGAACCACCAAACCGCCCCCCATTGCCTCGGCTGCCAGGGCGATCCATCCACGTCCGGCCGACATATCACGGGAAAACCAGGAGACATAGCCCATGGAGAGGAAGGCCCCGCCAAGCGCGGCAAAGAGCCCGCTCATCAAAAGCGCAGCAAAGCGGATCCTGAAAACATCGATGCCGACGGACTCGGCCGCATGGTGGTTTTCTCCCACGGCCCTGATCCAGAAGCCCAGAGGGGTGTGGTTCATCAGATACCAAAGCCCCACAACAGAAAGTATGCAGACGTAGGTCAACAGGTTATGCCCCGAAAGAATATCGCCGAGAACGGGGATGCGCGCAATAAGCGGCAATGTGATATCCGGCAGCACCTTGCTCGGCAGGGAAGAGGATGTCCCCTTCTCTCCTGTCAGGATGGAAAGGAGAAAGATGGTCCCTCCCGAGGCAAAGAGATTCAGAGCGATACCGCCGAGAATAACATCGGTTTTCATCTTGAGAGTAAACCAGGCAAGGATTGCCGAAAACAACACCCCTGAGAGGATGGCAAAGAAAAGGCCGAGGGCGGCACTCCCGGTATAGGCGCTTCCGATAACGCCGCCGAGGGCGGCGGTGAGCATAATACCCTCCAGTCCGATATTGACGATTCCCGCGCGATCCGAGATCAGTGCACCGAGAGCGGCAAAGACGATCGGAGTGCTTACCCGCAGGACCGAAAAGAGAAAACTTGATGAGAAAATGAGATGCCAAAACATACTATGCCAACGCCTTTTTCAGGATTCGTCGTTCTTCGAGACCATGGAGGAAACGGTCCGCCGAAATCAGGAGAATGATTACCGCCTGTACGATGGAAACCATTTCCGCAGGGACATCCGCCTGCCGGGCCATGATATCGGCACCGGTCCGGATATAGGCAAGAAAGAGGGCGGAGCCAAGCACCGGAAGGGGTTTGTTACGGGCCAGCATCGCCACCAGCGCCCCGTCGAATCCGAGCCCCGGCAGGGATGCCCAGCGAAATCGGTCGTACATGCCGAGAACCTCCACGCTTCCTCCCACCCCGGCAATGAAACCGGCAAGAAGATGGGCTATGATAATCATGCTGAAACTGGAAAAGCCGGAATACTCCACGAAGCGGTGGTTGAAGCCGAACATCCTGAGGAGGTAGCCGATACGATGGCGCCGGGAAAAAAGATAGACACCGGCGACAAAACAGAGGCAGATCACCAGGCCGAGGTGAATCCTGGTCCTCGGAATAATACGCGGAAGCAGTGCGGAGGGAGCCAGCTTTAACGAGGCTATTTCCGTCAGATCTTTGTCGCGTATAACGTTGTTAAGAAGATAAAGACCCACTCCCGCAAGAATGCTGTTCATCATAAGCGAGGATACCAGCTCGCTGGCGTTCCACTTTGCCCTGAGATAACCGGGCACAAGGGCAACGACCATTCCCATCACTGCTCCTGCGGCAATGGCAGCGCTTACATGCAGAAAGGGATTGGCAATGGGAACCAGTACGGCCACAAAGGCGGCGGTCAAACCCGAGAAATAGAAGATCCCCTCGGCTCCCAGGTTGAAAAGATTTGCCTGAAACAGAATGGCCGTCGAAAGTCCGGCAAAGATCAGGGGAATGGTGAGTTCTATGACATTTCCGAGATAGCGGACATTTTTCAGGGGACCGAAAAGAAAAAGTCCCATGGTGCGTAGCGGGTTCTTGCTTACCAGTGAGATGATGATGAAGGCAAGCAGGAGCGACAGGAGAATGGCTACCGCCAGACGGACCGTTTTAAAAAACCCCTCGTTCATGCCTCGTCTCCCTGTCGCTTTATTCCAAGCATATAAAAACCAAGCTCCTTTTCATCGAGATCGGAAATATCATCGAAACGTGCGGTAATCTCTCCATTAAAAAGGACAATCAAGCTTGTACAGAGATCAAGGAGTTCTCCCAGGTCCGCGGAAACCAGGAGCACCGCGGTCTGGTTTCGACTCATCTCGATAATTTTCCGGTGGATTTGTTCGGCGGAATTGATATCCACTCCCCGGGTCGGCTGATCGGCCACCAGGATGGAAGGATCGGAAGCACATTCCCGTGCGACAACCACCTTTTGGATATTTCCTCCCGAAAGCTGCCCTACACTGTCGGCAATTGAGGAACAGCGAATATCGTATTCCCCGACCAGTGTTCTGCTATCGTTTTCGATCTCCCGTTTGCGCAACCATGATCGGCGGGAAAAGCGTTTGTCGGAGAGGCGATTGGTTATGAGATTTTCCCATATGGCGCCGCCGGTGGCGCATCCGTTTCTCATACGGTCCTCGGGAATATAGGCAAGGCCGAGGGAGCGAACCTGGCCGATATTCCGGGGACGCAGCTCTTTTTCCCCATAGGAAAGAGAACCTTCCTGCAGTCTGCGCTGGCCGGTAATAAGCTCGATAAGTTCACGCTGACCATTGCCTTCAACACCCGCCACGCCAAGGATTTCCCCCTCACGTAACGAAAAGGAGAGCTTTCGAAGCACCGGCCGGCCGTTTGTATCCACAAGGCTCAGCGCCTCCGCACGCAAAGCCTGCCTGCCGGGGGAAACCCGTTTCCATTTTGTTCCCCCGCTCATGATCTTTCCGATCATCGCTTCGGAAATTTCCCGTTCATCGACCTGCGAGGTCAAAAACCTTCCGGCAACCTCCCCTTTTCTGATCACGGTGATCCTGTCGCTGATCTGTTTCACTTCCTTCAGCTTGTGTGAGATAAAAACAATGGTATGTCCCCGCTTTTTCAGCACAAGCAGCTGCTCAAAGAGTTCATCCGTCTCCTGAGGGGTAAGAACCGCGGTAGGTTCATCCAGGATCAAAATCCGTGCACCGCGGTAGAGGGCCTTGAGGATTTCAAGTTTCTGCATCATGGCTACACCGATATCCTCGACCCGGGCTTCGGGAGTAACCTTCAGTTCAAACTGTTCGGCAACCTCCCTGGTTTCCGCAATGGCTTTGCCCTTATCGAGCTTGGTATACCGGGAAGGTTCCATGCCCAGCACCAAATTCTCTGCAACGGTAAAGGATGGAACCAGCATGAAATGTTGATGCACCATTCCTATGCCGAGATCGATGGCATCCTGGGGGGAACGAATGTGCACTTCCTTTCCTTTCAGAAAGATCTTTCCCTCCGAAGGCTGTTCCATGCCGAAGATAATCTTCATGAGGGTGGACTTTCCCGCTCCATTTTCTCCACAGATCGCATGGATCTCACCCTCGTTAAGAGAAAATGAGATATTACGGTTGGCCACAACCCCCGGATACACCTTGGTGATCCCCTCTAAAACAAGTGCCGGTTCCATCGTTTTTTACCCGCTATCTCCGGGAAACACGCTCCCTGAGGGCGTTGATCTGTTCAGATTCCATGCCGAAGGCGGAAGAGACCTCAATCTGCCCTGCGACCAGTTCCTGGGTAACCGCTTCGACCCTGGCCTTCAACTCGTCGCTCATCACCGCATCGTAAAACTCATTCTTTGCAAGGCCGACGCCACCCTCTTTGACACCAAGAACCTCATGGGTGCCGAATGGAAGCTCCCCGGACAGGGCGAGAGAGACGGCCCGAAGTACGGATTGATCGATTCGCTTGATCGTCGAGGTAACAATGTGGGACGCCTTTTGAGGATCGCTCTCCCGGAAAAGCATGGCCTGATCGGAGTCGACTCCAATTGCATAGCCGTTTGCCGCCTTTGCTGCATCCATCAAGCCCAGGCCGGTACCGCCTGCCACATTGTAGATGATGTCGGCCCCGGCGTTGTACTGGACAAGTGAGAGCTCCTTTCCCTTGGCAGGATCATTAAAGTCTCCGGCATAGGAGATAAGCACCTGGATATCGGGATTGATGTTCAAAGCACCTTCGATATAGCCGACCAAAAAGTCGTTGATTCCCGGAATATCCATCCCCCCCAGAAAACCAATCGTCGCCTCATCATTGGAAAGGGGCAGATCGGAGGTGGTTACCAGAGCCGCCACCGTTCCGGCAAGAAAGCCGATGTCGTTAGTGGCGTAAAACATCGAATAGACATTATTCGGTGTTTCGACAATCGATGTATCGAAGTTGATAAACCTTTGGTCTGGGTACTGGGGCGCCACCTGATTGAGAAGCTCGGTCATCGAACTTCCGGTAATAATAATGTCCCAATCCCCGTCGATGGCGTCATACAAGGCCGGCTCCCATTTGGTGGAATCCACCCCGGCCTCAATAACCTTGGTCTCGGCGCCGAATTCCCGGGCAACCAAGTCCAGTCCCCTGTTCGCAGAATCAAAGAACGACTTATCCCCCAGATTACCTGGAATGATAAGAATGACCCGAAGGGTATCAGTATCGACAGGACCCTCGTTTTGTCCTCCGGCCCATCCGAAACACGCAACCATTACCGTAAGGATGAGCATGCTAAGACATCGTTTTTTCATGTGGTACCTCCAAGATACCTTCAGATTAAGGCTAATTTAATCATATGTCAATTATTTTTTAAGTAAAATAACTTAAAAGTTTAAGTTGTCTTGCAGAGACAAATCGATATATAATGAACACCATGGCAGCAACATTAGACGACATTGCACGACAAGCCGGAGTTTCCATAGCCACCGTTTCTATGGCGCTCAACAAAAAAAAGGGAGTCAGCAAAAGCAAGGCCGAAGAGATCCGGCGTATAGCTCAGGAGTTGGGTTATCAAAAGCAGCAGGAGCCCGACCTCGACGGCAGAACGCTCCGATTTGTGCAGATCCTAAAGTCCTCCGACTCCTGGGATGATACCTACCGTATCTTTATCGCCGAATACCTTGAAGGCATTACAACGGTGGCCGCGGCGCACGGAATGACCGTGGACATTCAGACCTTTATGCTGGAAAACATCAAGGCCATCGGATGTCGCGAAACCCAGGAAAACGGTGTGGGAACGATTTTTCTCGGTGCAGGGCTTTACCGGGAAGATGTCCGCCTTCTTCACGAAATCGATCCGCACGGGATCTTTATTGATGTGTGCTACTATGGGATCAATGCGACCTTTGTCGATATCGATAATGCCGAAAGTATCTATCAAATCGTATCCCATCTCGTCGATAAGGGGCATAGCCGAATCGGCTTTATCCAGGCCGATAGGCTGAGTCCCAATTTTCAGGCGAGGGAAGATGCATACAGGGCGGCCCTCCGCCTTTTCGGGCTTGCATACAGCGACGATATGGTTGTACGAATCGCTACCAATAGAGAAACAGGGAAACAGGCCTTCACCGATTATTTTAAAACCCACCGCGGTCATGCGAGCGCCTTTCTGTGCGCCAACGATATCCTTGCCTACAACTGCATGAATGCCTGTCGGGATATTGGTTTGACAATTCCAGGTGATATTGCCCTCGTAGGTTTCGACGACCTTCCGGCAAGTAAAGAGCTCTCTCCTTCCCTCTCAACGGTACGCATTTCGCGCAAAAGCATTGCGGAACGGGCATTTCATCACCTTATCGACTACCAAAGGGGATTGGTACCACCTCCCCCCGAAAAAATCCTCATCGCAGGGCGACTGATGATACGGGAAAGCTCATAGAAAGCATAAGGGACCAAACGTCTCGGAAAATGTCATATATCAATGCCATTCCATTGCCATCAAAGAAAACTGCAGTTTGGCAAGCTCCGGGAGAGAAAAATTTTCGATCTCCAAGAGCTCCTTAATAACGTCTATCCTGTACTTCATGGTGTTGTAGTGGATGCTAAGCGCCTTTGCAGCACGGGACATGTTACCGGAATGATTGATAAACAGCCTGAGACTTGACACATATTCCGTATGATACGAAGCATCATATTCCCGAAGCCGCAAAAGAGGCGGATAGCAGAGGTCCTCCGGGTTTACACTTTGAGAACAGAGGAAGAGTATGTCAGTAAGGAATATATCTTCATAACAGGAAAGTAGCCGATCTGCCGGGGCAAAGCGAAGGGCGGCTTTGGCCTGGCGAAGATGTTCTGCAGTCTTGGATAGGAGATCATACTCCCTGCTGATGCCACAGCGGAATTTGTTTCTCTCGGCAAGCGCCGCAAGCTCCTTCCTCTTTTCGGGGGAAAGACTCTTTCCCGCATTACCGTTGAGAAGGGCAACAACCTGATCATCCACTACGGTGCACAAGCTTCGTGGAAAAATGGCTTGCACTTTTCTTTGGATGAAGCTGGGGGCACAACATTCGTTCTTGTTTTCCCTTGTTTCCCGAACAAGGAGAATACGCAGCCGCCCTTCCACTTTAACATCAAGGATATTCTGCAGATGCTCGATTTCCTCTTTCGTCCCAACCTCCTCCCTGAGAATTCGACTGAGGAAATAATCGCCTCTGCTATGCAAATCGAGATAGGAAAGATGGTATTTCTGAAGTTCGGCGGAAAGGCTTTTTCCAAGCAGAGCGACGATATCGATATCTTCCCGGGTGTAACTTCGAGTACACCATATACCAAGCCTGCCTATAAGCTTTCCCTTTGCAACGACATCACAACCGATAACATCGGGACGCCCACCACATCCGGCTTCGATCGTCGGGATTCCCTCTGGATTCTGCACCCTTTGCAGATAACCTGATTCCTTGATCCGTACCAATTGCTTTTCTGAAATGACTCCTTCCTCGATATACTCCAACCAACGCTCGTCATCAAGGCCTTCCCCACCGACCTTTCGTATCAGCCGAAAAGCAGGATCAAGAAGATGTAACGGCATACCAAGCATATCATACCCAGCCTCCAACAATGGGGTAATCCCCTGTCCCTTGGAAAGGATGTCGAGAAAACGCTCGTATGCATGATAAAGGCGCCCTTCAGAGAGCCCCGGGCTTTGTTCCATGGCAGTACAGAAGTATAGTACGAAAAGCCCGGGAGCTCAATGAAGCAGAAATCTTAAGACAAAAAGCTAGTTCGCAAAATCTTCCAGAACGGATTGTCCGGCGATCCTTCCCGAGTTATAGGCCCAGGCTGCGGTTACACCTTCGATAAGGGGATATACGTTGTTATAGATTGCATTGACAACATTTCCTGCCGCATACAGTCCGGAGATTGGTTTTCCCGCCTTGTCGGTTACATTGAGGCGTGAGTCGGTAGAAATTCCGCCGAGCCCTCCGAGGGTTACAGTTTGACCCTTACAGGCATAGAAAGGCCCTTTCGTAATGGGGACGAGATACATGGGATCCTTTTCGAACTGTTCATCATTCTTTGCCGCACAAACCTGATTGTATGCCGCAACACTCTTTGCAAAGGTCGCCGGATTGATACCGATTGCCGTGGCCAAATCTTCGAGAGTGTCGCCTTTGAAGGCACCGCCTAACGTAAATGCGGTCCCGAACTGCTCGGAGAGGCCTGTCCAGGGCTCATGGATCGGGGTAAGCTCCTGTCCGGCCAGGCGCTCGGGGCTTTCGGTAATCCCCAGAGCCGAGGTTCCCCCGGATTCAAGGGCCGCAAGGCTCGTTGAATCGATGATCACGTAGTAGTTCCCTCCGGCCGCAGCGGTGGCATTTGCGACAAGAGCACTATCGTAGGCAAGAGCCTCGGATGCAAAACGCATACCTTGAGCGTTGACCCAAAGAGCCCCGGGATAGTTGGCAAGATGGTTGACCGCTTCGATGCCGCCGCGAGCCCCCTTATCGTCAATCGCGCCTGCCGCATTAATGACATCAAAGGGCATATCCACACCATGGTACTGGCTGAACTCCCGATTTTCTCCACCGGCTCCCACGGCCCTGGCCATCTTGATGCCGTCGCCGGTCTGGGTACCCGAGTTCAGCAGGCTCTGGGCAACACCGCCTGTGGCCTGGTCCAGCATCTCCCGATTGGCACCGAAGCCTC containing:
- a CDS encoding DmpA family aminopeptidase, producing the protein MLARSWGLCPGRLQPGPLNSIADVGGVCVGHVTYCEGDIQTGVTALLPHRGNIFRQKVPAACHVINGFGKSAGLIQLNELGNIETPIILTSTLNVGTAFQGLVEHALRENPEIGRSTGTVNPLVLECNDGFLNDIRRPVLKKADIFQAVEAAAASGTLQEGAVGAGRGMSCYELKGGIGSASRTFIVDGKTINLGALVLTNYGRLPDLRIGGDPVGSRLAILSSETKRRPEQREQGSVIVLLATDAPLDSRQLLRLARRGEAGLARCGSFIAGGSGEIVVAFSTAYTIPHIPERAYIDCRCLHDDYLDTPFLAAVEAIEEAVLNSMIASETVTGRVGNTRHSLSEYLAGLGYSHSE
- a CDS encoding nucleoside hydrolase, giving the protein MSKVRPVIIDTDPGHDDAIAIMTLMAHPELVKVLGFTTVAGNQSLELVTKNMLMIAELTKSRVPIVMGASKPLERELETGEHAHGSSGMDGHDLPSPARLPLEVDYLSFLRETIVSSPEKVSIVALGPLTNIAGLLTRYPELGGRIEEISMMGGGLSNGNITPAAEFNFYVDPEAAALVFASGVPITMSGLDVTEKALIYPRQWEALHQGGASSRFFAQLLDFYNIASRQFGFEGSALHDLCAALWILKPDLFESAYYHVAIETRGELTRGMSLADRRRIPSQPPNARVLLDIDREGLVSYLLESLKRLDEMIVSTGR
- a CDS encoding ABC transporter permease: MFWHLIFSSSFLFSVLRVSTPIVFAALGALISDRAGIVNIGLEGIMLTAALGGVIGSAYTGSAALGLFFAILSGVLFSAILAWFTLKMKTDVILGGIALNLFASGGTIFLLSILTGEKGTSSSLPSKVLPDITLPLIARIPVLGDILSGHNLLTYVCILSVVGLWYLMNHTPLGFWIRAVGENHHAAESVGIDVFRIRFAALLMSGLFAALGGAFLSMGYVSWFSRDMSAGRGWIALAAEAMGGGLVVRTTITAAFFGLADALANTLQTINLPSELVKTIPYLGTIIGLALYAVRRSSREQKKGRS
- a CDS encoding ABC transporter permease, whose amino-acid sequence is MNEGFFKTVRLAVAILLSLLLAFIIISLVSKNPLRTMGLFLFGPLKNVRYLGNVIELTIPLIFAGLSTAILFQANLFNLGAEGIFYFSGLTAAFVAVLVPIANPFLHVSAAIAAGAVMGMVVALVPGYLRAKWNASELVSSLMMNSILAGVGLYLLNNVIRDKDLTEIASLKLAPSALLPRIIPRTRIHLGLVICLCFVAGVYLFSRRHRIGYLLRMFGFNHRFVEYSGFSSFSMIIIAHLLAGFIAGVGGSVEVLGMYDRFRWASLPGLGFDGALVAMLARNKPLPVLGSALFLAYIRTGADIMARQADVPAEMVSIVQAVIILLISADRFLHGLEERRILKKALA
- a CDS encoding ABC transporter ATP-binding protein, yielding MEPALVLEGITKVYPGVVANRNISFSLNEGEIHAICGENGAGKSTLMKIIFGMEQPSEGKIFLKGKEVHIRSPQDAIDLGIGMVHQHFMLVPSFTVAENLVLGMEPSRYTKLDKGKAIAETREVAEQFELKVTPEARVEDIGVAMMQKLEILKALYRGARILILDEPTAVLTPQETDELFEQLLVLKKRGHTIVFISHKLKEVKQISDRITVIRKGEVAGRFLTSQVDEREISEAMIGKIMSGGTKWKRVSPGRQALRAEALSLVDTNGRPVLRKLSFSLREGEILGVAGVEGNGQRELIELITGQRRLQEGSLSYGEKELRPRNIGQVRSLGLAYIPEDRMRNGCATGGAIWENLITNRLSDKRFSRRSWLRKREIENDSRTLVGEYDIRCSSIADSVGQLSGGNIQKVVVARECASDPSILVADQPTRGVDINSAEQIHRKIIEMSRNQTAVLLVSADLGELLDLCTSLIVLFNGEITARFDDISDLDEKELGFYMLGIKRQGDEA
- a CDS encoding BMP family ABC transporter substrate-binding protein — its product is MKKRCLSMLILTVMVACFGWAGGQNEGPVDTDTLRVILIIPGNLGDKSFFDSANRGLDLVAREFGAETKVIEAGVDSTKWEPALYDAIDGDWDIIITGSSMTELLNQVAPQYPDQRFINFDTSIVETPNNVYSMFYATNDIGFLAGTVAALVTTSDLPLSNDEATIGFLGGMDIPGINDFLVGYIEGALNINPDIQVLISYAGDFNDPAKGKELSLVQYNAGADIIYNVAGGTGLGLMDAAKAANGYAIGVDSDQAMLFRESDPQKASHIVTSTIKRIDQSVLRAVSLALSGELPFGTHEVLGVKEGGVGLAKNEFYDAVMSDELKARVEAVTQELVAGQIEVSSAFGMESEQINALRERVSRR
- a CDS encoding LacI family DNA-binding transcriptional regulator produces the protein MAATLDDIARQAGVSIATVSMALNKKKGVSKSKAEEIRRIAQELGYQKQQEPDLDGRTLRFVQILKSSDSWDDTYRIFIAEYLEGITTVAAAHGMTVDIQTFMLENIKAIGCRETQENGVGTIFLGAGLYREDVRLLHEIDPHGIFIDVCYYGINATFVDIDNAESIYQIVSHLVDKGHSRIGFIQADRLSPNFQAREDAYRAALRLFGLAYSDDMVVRIATNRETGKQAFTDYFKTHRGHASAFLCANDILAYNCMNACRDIGLTIPGDIALVGFDDLPASKELSPSLSTVRISRKSIAERAFHHLIDYQRGLVPPPPEKILIAGRLMIRESS
- a CDS encoding PucR family transcriptional regulator — encoded protein: MEQSPGLSEGRLYHAYERFLDILSKGQGITPLLEAGYDMLGMPLHLLDPAFRLIRKVGGEGLDDERWLEYIEEGVISEKQLVRIKESGYLQRVQNPEGIPTIEAGCGGRPDVIGCDVVAKGKLIGRLGIWCTRSYTREDIDIVALLGKSLSAELQKYHLSYLDLHSRGDYFLSRILREEVGTKEEIEHLQNILDVKVEGRLRILLVRETRENKNECCAPSFIQRKVQAIFPRSLCTVVDDQVVALLNGNAGKSLSPEKRKELAALAERNKFRCGISREYDLLSKTAEHLRQAKAALRFAPADRLLSCYEDIFLTDILFLCSQSVNPEDLCYPPLLRLREYDASYHTEYVSSLRLFINHSGNMSRAAKALSIHYNTMKYRIDVIKELLEIENFSLPELAKLQFSLMAMEWH